One genomic region from Nymphaea colorata isolate Beijing-Zhang1983 chromosome 10, ASM883128v2, whole genome shotgun sequence encodes:
- the LOC116262095 gene encoding phosphatidylinositol 4-kinase beta 2-like — MVRLLGLTRGESDEFPREITRIPTGNGDSGWLIRFFDSAFFCEWIAVSYLYKHDHPGVRDYLCNRMYSLPLSGIESYLFQICYMLVHKPSPSLDKFVIDMCSKSLQIALKVHWFLLAELEDSDDTEGISRIQEKCQIAATLMGDWPPLVRPQNPPSSPGGNAKNRVLSKILSSKQRLLSLASSPPATQRSASFPSPLSGSSPGQVENKVGQDELDSSLKVLKKLMPGPKVRDALFFRKSMEKEDEEVDKSKDSTRDSDQDGFFRRILRELKEDEVKPVHKAELTTSSDGFFKRLFRDRSEVDEKSGSKSSEEDEKEGFFRRIFKEKHEDHHEKKDGHDGADEDGGCEDDERSDLMSFLKLLRVHPEEEKPTPVSENGHPGSLDSSPGTEKFFRRLFRDRDRSIEDSELFGSKMQKEKRPGSPRQRNDKVPSKPPLPNNITSQIRKGAYHVSLEFVQSLCDTSSGLVDIFPMEERKSALRESLGEINSHITAAEDSGGVCFPMGKDMFRVVHIPEDEAILLNSREKAPYLICVEVLKGEPPSHNKGQADAQKLSRGGIPLANGDVQLQKPPPWAYPLWNSQDVHHTSTDQMLRSASLAIDQAMTHLWEAKVKFVHVSLSVGKQNFEYSSDNKSVSLGGDGNNHSSSPSSTDAPGISGCQTIGNIQIPAQQSDCRDTNDESDWVRVTLTAVPGVNMEDVVDEDQPRKKEHRRVPSTIAIEEVKAAAAKGEAPLGLPLKKPGQGSTDTQPKVSNGGVPKATDALSGELWEAKKERIRNSSAHGKSPGWDLRSVIVKSGDDCRQEHLAAQLIAHFYDIYQEAGLPLWLRPYEVLVTSSYTALIETIPDTASLHALKSRFPNITSLRDFFSAKFQENSPGFKLAQRNFVESMAGYSILCYLLQVKDRHNGNLLLDEEGHIIHIDFGFMLSNSPGGVNFESAPFKLTRELLEVMDSDAEGTPSEFFDYFKVLCIQGFLTCRKHAERIILLVEMLQDSGFPCFKGGPRTIQNLRKRFHLSLTEEQCVSLVLSLISSSLDAWRTRQYDYYQRVLNGIL, encoded by the exons AAACCCAGTCCATCACTCGATAAGTTTGTCATTGATATGTGTTCGAAGTCGCTCCAGATAGCGCTTAAGGTTCATTGGTTTCTGCTGGCCGAACTAGAGGATTCGGACGATACTGAAGGGATAAGCAGGATTCAGGAGAAGTGCCAGATTGCTGCTACCCTTATGGGGGATTGGCCACCACTGGTCCGCCCGCAGAATCCTCCGTCGAGTCCCGGAGGCAATGCCAAGAACAGGGTGCTGAGCAAGATACTCTCCTCGAAGCAGCGGTTGCTTTCATTAGCTTCTTCACCACCAGCTACCCAGAGGTCCGCTTCTTTTCCATCGCCTCTTTCTGGCAGTTCACCTGGACAAGTGGAGAACAAAGTTGGTCAAGATGAGTTAGACTCCTCGCTGAAAGTTCTGAAAAAGTTAATGCCTGGTCCCAAAGTTCGGGATGCACTGTTCTTCAGGAAATCGATGGAGAAGGAAGATGAGGAAGTGGATAAGTCAAAAGACTCGACAAGAGATTCGGACCAAGACGGCTTCTTCCGGCGGATCCTGAGGGAGCTTAAGGAGGATGAGGTTAAGCCTGTTCACAAAGCGGAGTTGACGACAAGCTCAGATGGGTTTTTCAAGAGATTGTTTCGTGATCGAAGTGAAGTTGATGAAAAATCAGGATCAAAATCAAGTGAAGAAGATGAGAAGGAAGGTTTCTTTCGGAGGATATTCAAGGAAAAACATGAAGATCACCATGAGAAGAAAGATGGGCATGATGGAGCGGATGAAGATGGTGGCTGTGAAGATGATGAGCGCTCAGACCTTATGTCATTCCTCAAGTTGCTCCGGGTGCATCCAGAGGAAGAGAAACCTACTCCAGTTTCTGAAAATGGACATCCAGGGTCTCTTGATAGCAGTCCAGGAACAGAAAAATTTTTCCGCAGGCTGTTCCGTGACCGGGATAGGTCCATTGAGGACTCAGAATTGTTTGGTTCCAAGATGCAGAAAGAA AAACGTCCTGGTTCACCGAGGCAGCGCAATGATAAAGTTCCATCCAAGCCTCCATTGCCAAATAATATTACGTCCCAAATTCGTAAGGGGGCATATCATGTTTCTTTGGAGTTTGTCCAGTCTTTGTGTGATACATCGTCTGGTTTAGTAGATATATTTCCCATGGAAGAACGCAAAAGTGCCCTTCGCGAG TCTCTTGGGGAGATCAATTCACACATTACGGCTGCTGAAGATAGTGGAG GAGTTTGCTTTCCTATGGGAAAGGACATGTTTCGTGTTGTTCACATTCCTGAAGATGAAGCAATCCTCTTGAACTCAAGGGAAAAAGCACCTTACCTGATATGTGTGGAGGTTCTGAAAGGTGAACCCCCAAG TCATAACAAAGGGCAGGCTGATGCTCAAAAGCTTTCACGTGGAGGAATACCCCTAGCAAATGGCGATGTACAATTGCAGAAGCCTCCTCCATGGGCATATCCACTTTGGAACTCTCAAGATGTGCATCACACTAGTACTGATCAGATGTTAAGATCTGCTTCTCTTGCTATTGACCAAGCAATGACACATTTGTGGGAGGCCAAAGTGAAATTTGTTCATGTTAGCCTTTCTGTTGGGAagcaaaattttgaatattcgAGTGACAATAAATCAGTGAGCTTAGGTGGTGATGGGAACAATCATAGTTCATCACCTTCCTCCACAGATGCTCCTGGAATCAGTGGATGCCAGACCATTGGGAATATTCAGATCCCAGCCCAACAATCGGACTGCAGAGACACAAATGATGAGTCAGATTGGGTACGTGTCACACTTACAGCAGTTCCTGGTGTTAACATGGAAGATGTTGTGGATGAAGACCAACCACGGAAGAAGGAACACCGACGTGTTCCAAGCACAATTGCTATAGAAGAAGTAAAG GCTGCTGCGGCAAAAGGGGAGGCACCTCTTGGACTTCCATTAAAAAAGCCAGGTCAGGGTTCGACAGACACACAACCTAAG GTTTCTAATGGTGGTGTTCCAAAGGCTACTGATGCCTTGTCAGGTGAGCTTTGGGAGGCAAAGAAAGAGAGGATACGTAATTCATCAGCCCATGGGAAGTCGCCTGGCTGGGATTTACGTTCT GTTATTGTTAAAAGTGGTGATGACTGCAGGCAGGAACACCTTGCTGCTCAACTCATAGCTCATTTCTACG ATATATACCAGGAAGCTGGTTTGCCTCTTTGGTTGCGGCCATATGAAGTCCTTGTTACATCATCCTACACAGCCCTGATTGAAACAATTCCTGATACG GCTTCACTACATGCCCTCAAAAGTCGGTTCCCTAATATCACAAGCTTGCgtgattttttttctgcaaaatttcaagaaaattctCCTGGTTTTAAGCTTGCCCAG AGAAACTTTGTTGAGAGCATGGCTGGGTATTCCATATTGTGCTACCTTCTGCAG GTGAAAGATCGTCACAATGGCAACCTCTTGCTGGATGAGGAAGGTCATATCATCCATATTGATTTTGGCTTTATGTTGTCAAATTCTCCTGGTGGTGTCAACTTTGAAAGTGCCCCATTCAAGTTGACTCGTGAGTTACTTGAG GTAATGGACTCTGATGCAGAGGGAACCCCTAGTGAGTTCTTCGACTATTTCAAG GTTTTATGTATTCAAGGCTTTTTGACATGTCGAAAACATGCAGAGCGCATCATACTGCTTGTTGAAATGCTGCAg GATTCAGGCTTCCCCTGTTTTAAAGGTGGCCCTCGGACGATTCAGAATTTGAGGAAACGATTCCATCTGAGCTTAACAGAGGAG CAATGTGTGTCGCTGGTCCTTTCTTTGATCAGCAGCAGTTTAGATGCCTGGAGGACAAGGCAATATGATTATTACCAGCGTGTTCTGAATGGCATTTTGTGA
- the LOC116263294 gene encoding xyloglucan galactosyltransferase XLT2, protein MDGELHPLKRYHKLSSSEASDGSPIAAVQACLLRRWFIVAGLLVLQFALLTLFGCFSSPVPAILHASPLTPGGIPVLLETPATNSTSSSLTTTGTELAKVSSAPSPKLCLSAGRVYVYDLPPVFNKELVENCDDLSPWGSRCTMLENGGFGRKANLSGGTVPEDLFGAWFATDQFAAELIYHNRMLQHPCRTMDPATATAFFVPFYGGLAVGKYLWKAGSGERDRHCQMLLEWLREQEWWRRSAGLDHFLMLGRITWDFRRSKDEDWGGSFLYMPGMENVTRLLIERNPWDEMDVAVPYPTSFHPRQDADVEQWRSHVRTIARPTLFSFAGATRSAFRDDFRAVLLRQCQEAGNKCRSVDCRISHCANDTSATLSLFMASQFCLQPRGDSFTRRSIFDCMVAGAIPVFFWRRTAYFQYAWHLPRDPESYSVFIDRRDVKNGTSIERVLNSLSQEKVRAMRETILGTLPRLIYAASGDVLNRSMDAFDVALDGVLRRFHQRKTVSINR, encoded by the coding sequence ATGGACGGGGAGCTCCACCCCTTGAAACGCTACCATAAGCTCTCCTCTTCTGAGGCCTCCGACGGCAGCCCCATTGCCGCCGTTCAGGCTTGCCTTCTTCGCAGATGGTTCATCGTTGCGGGGCTACTAGTTCTCCAATTCGCGCTCCTAACACTCTTCGGCTGCTTCTCCTCTCCCGTGCCGGCGATTCTCCATGCGTCGCCCTTGACTCCAGGTGGAATTCCGGTGCTCCTGGAGACGCCTGCCACGAATTCTACCTCTTCTTCGTTGACGACGACCGGGACGGAGTTGGCGAAGGTTTCTTCTGCGCCTTCTCCTAAATTGTGCCTTTCTGCAGGTAGGGTTTACGTGTACGACTTGCCGCCGGTTTTCAACAAGGAGTTGGTTGAGAATTGTGACGATCTGAGCCCCTGGGGTTCCCGCTGCACTATGCTCGAGAACGGTGGATTCGGACGGAAAGCGAACCTCTCCGGCGGTACCGTGCCCGAGGATCTTTTCGGTGCCTGGTTCGCCACCGATCAGTTCGCCGCGGAGCTCATATACCACAACCGGATGCTCCAGCACCCCTGCCGGACTATGGATCCTGCCACGGCCACGGCGTTCTTTGTTCCGTTTTATGGAGGGTTGGCTGTCGGCAAGTACCTGTGGAAGGCGGGCTCAGGGGAACGTGACCGGCACTGCCAGATGCTGCTGGAGTGGCTCCGTGAGCAGGAGTGGTGGCGGAGGAGCGCCGGACTGGATCATTTTTTGATGCTGGGCCGGATAACGTGGGATTTCCGGCGATCGAAGGACGAGGATTGGGGAGGGAGCTTCCTTTACATGCCCGGGATGGAGAACGTCACCCGGCTCCTTATCGAGCGAAACCCTTGGGATGAAATGGACGTCGCCGTGCCTTACCCAACGTCCTTCCACCCGCGGCAGGACGCCGACGTCGAGCAGTGGCGCTCCCACGTTCGGACCATCGCCCGCCCGACGCTATTCTCCTTCGCCGGAGCGACGCGGTCGGCATTCCGGGACGATTTTCGGGCGGTGCTTCTCCGGCAATGTCAGGAGGCCGGCAACAAATGCCGTTCTGTCGACTGCCGCATCTCGCACTGTGCAAACGATACGTCGGCGACGCTGAGCCTCTTCATGGCGTCCCAATTCTGCCTGCAGCCTCGAGGCGACAGCTTCACCCGGCGGTCCATATTCGACTGTATGGTGGCGGGAGCGATTCCGGTTTTCTTCTGGCGGAGGACCGCCTACTTCCAGTACGCATGGCACCTCCCGCGGGACCCGGAGTCTTACTCGGTCTTCATCGACCGGCGCGACGTCAAAAACGGCACGTCCATCGAACGTGTTCTGAACAGTCTGTCCCAGGAGAAGGTCCGGGCTATGAGGGAGACGATCCTGGGAACCCTTCCTCGGCTCATCTACGCCGCTTCCGGCGACGTGCTCAACCGGTCGATGGACGCTTTCGACGTCGCTCTCGACGGTGTGCTCAGGCGATTTCACCAACGGAAAACGGTCAGCATCAACCggtaa